Genomic window (Roseofilum reptotaenium CS-1145):
TTCAATGCTATAAAGCTTTGGCGGTACTCATGGGAGCGAATATCCCCGAAAGCCCCACTTTTCAAGCTGAACCCCAGCCAGAGCAAACCCTAGAGCCAGAAGAAGCAGCCTCGGAACCCAAAACCGAACGAGAGGAGCCAATAGAGCTAGAAGAAGCAGCATCTGCCCTTCTCGAACCGGAGTCGAAACCCCAGCCAGAGGAGCCACCAGCACCACCAGAAGTGCCATCTGCACCGGAGGTCTCCCTTCCCGAACCAGAACCCGTAGTACAGGAGCCACAAGAGCCTGTAAAACCGATCTCCGTTTCCCCTCGTCCCCCTGTCCCCGCGTCCCCATCTCCCCCACCCGTTCCTCAACAGACAGCCTCAAAGCAGGAAGCACCGATAGTCAGATCTAAATATCGAATTGAGAGTGTGCGGGTTGCGACTCAAAATTTAGATGATTTGATGACGCAAACGGGAGAGTTAACGGTCAGTAAAATCCGCATGGCTCATCATATCAATACCATGAACGATATGGTGAACTTGTGGGAAGAGTGGAACCGACAAACTTATGGCAATCTGGGTTTTGAGCAGAGTCTAGACAACTTGCAAGCGCTCAAACAACGCCATGAAGAGTATTTAGAAGAGATGGGGAAACTGTTAAATCAGTTGCGATCGCGAGCCTCCGAAGATGTAGCTCGCTTAGAGGCGATCGCCAATCAACTCGATTCTGGGATTCGCACCCTACGCCTGTTACCATTATCCACTATTTTTAACCTATTTGGGCGCTTAGTTCGCGATTTAGCCAAACAACAAGGAAAACAAGTTAACTTAATTCTTGAAGGCGCAGAAACAAAAGCCGATAAACGAATTTTAGAAGAAATGAAAGACCCTTTAATGCACATGATCCGTAATAGTATCGATCATGGCATTGAAACTCCCGATGAACGTATTGCTCAAGGCAAGCCAGCTCAAGCAACGATTCATCTTAAAGGGTCTCAAATTGGCAATAGTATTATTATTGAACTTGAGGATAACGGTCAAGGCTTAAACCTTGACCACATTAAACGCACAGCTAAAAAAAAGGGATTGCGGCGACCTGAAGAACTTGAAGCCATGAGCGATCAACAAATTCAAGCTCTCATTTTTGCCCCTGGGTTTTCTACTCGAGAGTTCGTAACCGAAGTTTCTGGACGCGGTGTCGGCTTAGATGTGGTGCGGACCAATGTTGAACATTTGAAGGGAAATATTCATGTTGCATCGACTCCCGGTAAAGGGTGTAAATTTACCATTCAACTGAGTACCAGTTTAGCCACGGCTTCCGTGTTACTGGTTTCAGTTCAGGATTCAACCTATGCCATTCCAGTGGAATTTGTGAAGACAACTTTGTTAATTCCAGAGGATCAAATCTTTGCGATCGAGGGTCGAGATACTTATGCGATGGGAGATCAGCCGATTTCTATTGCTCGACTTGAAGAAATTTTAGAATTATCCTCTTCTTCTGAATCTGAGTCTGAGTCATACAACCCTAAAACAAGAGAACTTTTGCCTTGTCTGATTCTGCAAGTAGGGCCAGAATCATTGGGCGTAATTGTGGATGAGTTGCTCGATCAACAGGACATTATTCTTAAACCTCAAAGTCAATTGCTGCAACGGGTACGTAATATCTCCGGGGCGACCATCTTAGGCACAGGGGAAGTCTGTATGGTTTTAAATCCTCAAGATTTAATCAAGTCAGTCCAGAAGAGAAATATCCAACGTAAAATCGAGTCGTCACAGGTGGTAAAAGAAAAAGAAGAGCATCGAAAATCAGCCGTTTTATTGTTAGCGGAAGATTCGATCGCCACCCGCACCCAAGAAAAACGAATTTTGGAAAGTGCTGGTTATGAAGTGGTAACAGCGGTGGATGGCTTGGATGCTTATAATAAGCTCAGAGGTCGTCATTTTGATGGTGTGATTTCTGATGTGCAAATGCCCAATTTAGACGGATTATCATTAGCAGCTAAAATTCGGGAGCATAAGGAATATGCCGATTTACCAATTATTTTAGTCACGTCTTTGGCTTCCGATGAAGATAAACATCGGGGCGCAGAAGCTGGGGCAAGTGCCTATTTAACGAAGGGAGGGTTTAGTCAGGAGTTGTTATTAGAAACCGTACGGCGTTTGGTGTAGATGATACAGCGCTTTACACGCCAGAAGGGTAATGGGGAATAGGCAAAAGGCAAGAGGGAGTGGGCAGTAATCTCCGTGTCTCAGAGTCCCCCCATCCCCCCACGTTGCCATTTTTCTGGGGAGAGGAGTTTATTCGAGTTTAATGGTTTGAGTTACATTCATCAGGGTCTTATCGCCGCGTTTAAGCTGATATTCTCCGCGCCAAGTTCCTGGAATTAGGGGGCGATCGCGGCTGTTTCTTTTACCAGCGTAAACTAGGATGATGCGATTGGGGCGATCGCGCACGCTCGTGTTCTCGCTCACCACCTCACCTTGGGGATCGATCACCCGCAAATGTTCCTCATCTCCTTGTAATACGCCAAACCCATGCACCCAGAACACCAACGCTCCTCCCTGCACTGAGAGGCGATCGTCGCGAAACTCACCCGACCAAACCCGATCCAAATCCGGCAGTTCACTGGCAAATCCTGCCCGAATCAACCCCATCGGTTGATACTCAATCTCCGTACTCCACAGGGAAGTCCCCGAAACATTACATCCCGGCTCCGCTTCCGGCCCCACAAACGGATCGACTACATTCCCCTGATACCGCACTGTCAAATGCACATGGGGAAACGAAGACTCTCCAGAAGACCCCACCATCCCCAACACCGTGCCTGTTTGTACCTCCGTTCCCGGTTGCACTGCCACACTCCCCTGGCGTAAATGACAATATTGGGTTTCCCAACCCTGGCCATGATCGATGACCATACCATTACCACAATTAATACCTTCAATGGCCTCTAAATCTGCCGGAGATGTAATCCGCCTATCTTCGATCCCATCCCGTACCCGTAACACTCGCCCCGGAGCAGCCGCCAGCACGGGTACACCTTGCTGCATTGCCCACTCATCCGGAATCCCAAAATCCGTTCCAGAATGACCATCATCCGTCATCCGGCCACATCCCACATCCACATAACCTGGCCCTGGATCGCGGTCTACATAGCGCAGAATATAACAGTCCTCTCCTAAAGAACACTGAATCGGTTGGGCAAATTTCGGCCAAGTTTGAGTTTGGGCCTGACTATTGCCATTCAATAGGCTACAACTGGTAAATAGGATTACGCCTACAACCATCAGCAGTATTGTGGATACACGGTTGAGTCTTAAGAGCTTCATAACCAAAATCCGGGTCTAAGTGCGGTAAGATACAAGTTATTCCTATAATTATACTCTCCGTCCCGATCTCATGACCCAATCTGCACTCCAGAGAGCTTGGTTATCTCTTCCCGAACAGGCTTCAGAATCTAGTGTTAACCAAAATTTTATACCCGTTTTCTTAGACTCCCTAGGATTTACTCAACATGAATATTGTTGTGAATATTATATTGGTAGAGGTAAGCATAAGGTTGATTTTGCAGCTCGTCAAAACACGGACACTGATAAATTTGCTCAAACTCGCCAAGACCCCTTTTTAATCATTGAAAGTAAAGGACGGCATATTAATTTCATGCATAAAACGCCCTATAAAAAGACCGTCGATCAGCTCAAGTATTATCTAGCTTCTGAAGCCACTCATTGTCAATCAGTGCGCTGGGGTATGATTACGAATGGAGATTATATTCAATTGTTTCGCAAGCATGGCAAGGTTGTCTTTCCGGTGACAAAACTGATTCAACTGGATGCAGAGAATATCGATCAAAAAATTGCTAATATTAAACAATATATAGAAGGGCCAATAAGAGCATTATTTGTTGCTCTGTATAACAATAAAGGTGGAGTAGGAAAAACTACAACGACCATTAATCTAGCTGCTACTCTAAATGGGGTCTATCATAAAAAAGTTTTAGTGGTTGACTTCGATCCTAATCAGAGAGATCTGAGCAAAAACTTAGCGATTAAACCGGCATCAGAATCTTTATATGATTGCTTAGAGGACTACAGAAACCATCACATCATCAATGCTATCTCGACCTATAGAGTGAAATATCGTCAGGGAAAAGAATATGGGTTTGATGTCATTCCCGCCGATCAAAAATTTCTGCATCTAAAAGAGCAAGAATTGACGGCCAAGGTAACGAGAGGTAGATTAAGTCAGTTGTTACATTCATTGAAAAATGAATACGATTATATTATTATTGATGCACCAACGAATTGGAAAATTTTTAGTCAAGAAGCCATCATTACCACAGATGTTGTGTTGATGCCGACTCAGTATAATAATCTCGCCTCTTTAGAAAATGCGGCAATGGCAATATCGGAGTTGTTTCCAGAAGTTGGCAGGCAAAAACGGGAAATATTTTTTCCTGATTGTGCCGATCCAATTGCTTTACCTATTTTTTATAATCAAGGCAGTGCAAAAATTCCAGAGCCTCAGAAAATTCAAGCACAGAAAGCGATTGAAGAAATTATTGATAGATATCACCAGCAATTGGGATTAAATCTCTTTCCTTATTTCTTTCCTAAATATAAGCGATCGACGCAAAATAGGGATGTTTTTACCGTGAATAACTATGCTTATATTGCGAACGGTGCTTTTGCTAGAAAACCAGGGGTTTATCTGCATAAAACTGTTTTGGAGAGTTACAAAAAGTTAGTTAGGGAGTATTTTATCTAATGCAACAGGAAATTGGCGCTCTAATGTACCTCTATTTAGAGGAAATTGAACCGGGAGAACCGGTAAGGATGCATGAGTTTCTGATTAAAGAGACTGCGAAGGCAGTCAGTCAGGCAGGCGATCGCAACTGGCTGCCGATCCTCGTCAAACAAATCGGTCAAGATCGCTACCAAGTCATCAGTAATATGTTCGCCTATGCTGTCGCTGAAGAAGCCGGTTTAGAGAAAGTCTGGTGTATTATTGCCGATGATTCAGAAGCGACTCAAACCGCCTCCGAGCTACTCTCTCAAGAGCGCTTACCGAAAATCGACTTAGCCACTGCAACCGTTGACGAGATTCAGTGCGGATTAGATTACTTAATCCATCGCCCAGTCAATCCCTTAAAAGGGGTAAAAATTGCTGTGGCAACGAACCGTATTGTTGAAGCACCGCGCCACCATTGGAAGTCGAGTTTAATGGAGGTAACTAAGCTCAAGTGTGGCATTACTAAAGGTGCAAAGCTGAATGTATTTAAGGAAATCTTTTATCTCTCTGCTCAACCGACTAGCACCCTGGAGGAAGCGCAAGAGGATATTCAGGTAACCGATCTGAAGAGTTTAACGGTTGCCGAATTGAAAAAAATTGCCAAAGAACGGGAATTATCAGGTTATTCTAAATTGAAGAAAGCAGAGTTGATTGAGCTGTTAAAGACGTAAGTGGCGATGCTTTTAATTCAGGAGTTGATTGAGTTTAGCGATCGCCTCTACTAAGATCGAGGCAGCGCGATCGATCTCGGTTTCTGTGGTAAATTTACCGAGGCTGATTCGTAGCGCTCCGTCAATTTCAGGCTCTGGCAGTTGCATGGCTCGGAGAACATGGGAGGGGGCTGGGGTTCCGGAAGAACAGGCTGCTCCGGTGGAGATGGCGAGTTGATGACGGACTCTGGCAATGATGGCGCTGTTGGGAATATGGGGAATGGAAATGTGCAAGTTTCCGGCTAAACGGTGGTTGAGATCGCCGTTGACGATGAGGTTGGGGATATTTTCGGCGAGCAGAGATTGGAGGCGATCGCGGTTTTGGGCAATTCTGCTTTCATCCTCTTCCATTTCCTGGTAACGTAAGGCACAGGCTTCTCCTAAACCGACAATACCAGGAGTGTTGAGAGTTCCGGGACGGATTTCTCGCTCTTGCCCTCCACCATAAAGCAGGGAATGGAGGGAATAACGGGGACGGATAACTAATGCGCCGATGCCTTTGGGAGCGTAAAGTTTATGACCAGAAATGGCGAGATAGGTGATTCCCCAGTCGGAGAAGTTGATGGGAATTTTACCGACGGCTTGAGAGCCATCACAGAACCAGGGGACAGAATGGTTTTGGGCTATTTGACCGATGGTTTGTAGGGGGTAAATGTTGCCGACTTCGTTATTGGCTGCCATGAGGCACAGGAGATCGGCTCCTTGGGAGCAGAGGTGTTCGAGATGTTCTAAGTCAATTCGTGCTTGGCGATCGACTTTGAGCCACTCAATTTCCACCCGTCCATTGTCTTCCAAGGCTTTGCAAGTGTCTAAAACGGCTTTGTGTTCAACGGGAGAAACAATGAGACGAGGTGGATGCCAATCCGTATATTTGGGAACTTGCCCTTGAATGACTAGATTGATGCTTTCGGTGGCTCCAGAGGTAAAAATGATGTCTTTGGGAGCAGCATGGACGAGTTGAGCGATTTGTTTACGCGCTTTTTTCACGGCCTTTGCTGCTTGGTCACCATAGTGATGATCGATACTGCTGGCGTTCCCGAAAGTGGCAGTCATGGTTTCGAGGATGCGATCGGCGATGCGGAGATCGACCGGTGTCGTCGCATGATAATCAAGGTAAATTGGGTATGAATCCATTACTAAAGAATGATAATTTTAGGAATATTTCCCGCCATTATCATAGCTATTCTGTTAACCATTGATTCATTCGTTCCCAAAGAATATCACATATACGTTCAGTTCTTCTCTCAACTAATGCTTTATCCCATGTACCTGTCGGGCCAACTTGTACAATTGGCTTGATATGGTGAGCCAAAGATGCCTTAGTTAAACTGGTAATCGTAGGATCTTTTAAATCAATTCCATATTGTTGAGCTTTTTGCTGTAATTTCGCAATTTCCTGTTGGTTAGTTTCAGCTAAGTGACAATAGTAAATCCACTTTTGGATCCATTTTTTGTTTGCAGCAGAACTATTGATATTAGTCGGTAGTAAAGTTAAGTTCCCAATTTGCTGATAATCATCTTGATTGTATAATGCTTCATCCCAACTATCATCATCATGCAAACGATCAGACTTTTGAGGTGCAATATGTTCAATCGTTTTTAAGTCTGGAGATTTCCATTTTCTGGTATCTAGGTAATCTGGACTCGATCCAGCTTCTAAACTTTTCATTAAACCTATTTCATCTGGATCAGGGATTGTATTGTGTGACGTAACCATTAGAGCAAATTTAGAAACAATTTTAACATTGTCGTATCTAAGATGAGACATAGCTTTTTGTTTCCAATCTGCTTTTGTTCCTATTTTTTTATCTTCTAGAATACCCTGAAAATAGCTTTTGAGTGAGTCTAAGGATAATTGAGAATCTCCTTTCTGCCATGATATTTTTGTACGGAGTAATGTTCTATAGATTTCATCTAAACCCGCATTGGGTAAAGCGGAACGCCAAAGGGTAAAGAAAGCTGCCACTACCTTACAGACATTCATAAAATTTAAACCTACAACATGATTATCATCCTTATTCTTTAAGTAAAGGGAGTAAAAACGACTAAGAACCGTGTTAGCCATTTTATGATTGGCCTCTTGAAGATATACAAAACAAAAAATAGCTTCTTTCTTTTGTTCTTGGCATTGTGTTTCCTGGAAGATAGGAGCCTCAGCAGGATCTTTATATTTAACAAGATCATTCCAGTATGTAGCAATATCTGCCATCCTATGGATAAATTCTTGCTTGTCATTTTGGGATTGACATTCATTATATTTTTTAGTTAGCCATCCTCTTTGAGAACTAAACTGACGAGAAGGCTCTTTTCCTCCATCATAGGTTAATCCGAACAAATTCAAATAGTCATTAGTGAGCTTGTTTTTATCAGAAGAACTCTTAGAATCACTAAATAACTCATCTATTTTAGAAAAATGATGGGCGGACACTGACTCTTTAAATCCACCATTAGTATTAACAGAGTTAACCACTAATGGTTTAAATGTTTCAAGTGCAGTCAACGGAGTACCTGTTGCATTAAGAGATTGAAACATATCAAATGCCCAATCTTCTGAATTTGGGAGTATAATTGTAAAACAACAACGCTTGAGTAAGTAATAACTAAAGGCAAGGAGTTGTATTATAGACCAAATTCTAGACTCAGGAAAAGGCATTTTATCTCCACCATTTTTGATAACCTCAACTAGCTCTGGTCGATCATAACTCCATAAATCTTCTTGAGGGACTCTTTCTAAAATCTCTGATGCTGATGGAAAATCTTGATCCTCATCCTCTGATTTATGACTATCTTCTACCACTTTTTTTAAGCAATTGGACATTTTCCTTAAATTTG
Coding sequences:
- a CDS encoding hybrid sensor histidine kinase/response regulator, whose translation is MIIEDEELRQLYKVSSEEHLQNLEAGILHLEQHPEDGEKLQEVLREAHTLKGDSRMLGVKDVESLAHQIEQVVGKLKEDSTALQGGMGDRLYYGLDAMGKIVQEAVTGEPSGIQCYKALAVLMGANIPESPTFQAEPQPEQTLEPEEAASEPKTEREEPIELEEAASALLEPESKPQPEEPPAPPEVPSAPEVSLPEPEPVVQEPQEPVKPISVSPRPPVPASPSPPPVPQQTASKQEAPIVRSKYRIESVRVATQNLDDLMTQTGELTVSKIRMAHHINTMNDMVNLWEEWNRQTYGNLGFEQSLDNLQALKQRHEEYLEEMGKLLNQLRSRASEDVARLEAIANQLDSGIRTLRLLPLSTIFNLFGRLVRDLAKQQGKQVNLILEGAETKADKRILEEMKDPLMHMIRNSIDHGIETPDERIAQGKPAQATIHLKGSQIGNSIIIELEDNGQGLNLDHIKRTAKKKGLRRPEELEAMSDQQIQALIFAPGFSTREFVTEVSGRGVGLDVVRTNVEHLKGNIHVASTPGKGCKFTIQLSTSLATASVLLVSVQDSTYAIPVEFVKTTLLIPEDQIFAIEGRDTYAMGDQPISIARLEEILELSSSSESESESYNPKTRELLPCLILQVGPESLGVIVDELLDQQDIILKPQSQLLQRVRNISGATILGTGEVCMVLNPQDLIKSVQKRNIQRKIESSQVVKEKEEHRKSAVLLLAEDSIATRTQEKRILESAGYEVVTAVDGLDAYNKLRGRHFDGVISDVQMPNLDGLSLAAKIREHKEYADLPIILVTSLASDEDKHRGAEAGASAYLTKGGFSQELLLETVRRLV
- a CDS encoding AAA family ATPase is translated as MTQSALQRAWLSLPEQASESSVNQNFIPVFLDSLGFTQHEYCCEYYIGRGKHKVDFAARQNTDTDKFAQTRQDPFLIIESKGRHINFMHKTPYKKTVDQLKYYLASEATHCQSVRWGMITNGDYIQLFRKHGKVVFPVTKLIQLDAENIDQKIANIKQYIEGPIRALFVALYNNKGGVGKTTTTINLAATLNGVYHKKVLVVDFDPNQRDLSKNLAIKPASESLYDCLEDYRNHHIINAISTYRVKYRQGKEYGFDVIPADQKFLHLKEQELTAKVTRGRLSQLLHSLKNEYDYIIIDAPTNWKIFSQEAIITTDVVLMPTQYNNLASLENAAMAISELFPEVGRQKREIFFPDCADPIALPIFYNQGSAKIPEPQKIQAQKAIEEIIDRYHQQLGLNLFPYFFPKYKRSTQNRDVFTVNNYAYIANGAFARKPGVYLHKTVLESYKKLVREYFI
- a CDS encoding M23 family metallopeptidase, which translates into the protein MKLLRLNRVSTILLMVVGVILFTSCSLLNGNSQAQTQTWPKFAQPIQCSLGEDCYILRYVDRDPGPGYVDVGCGRMTDDGHSGTDFGIPDEWAMQQGVPVLAAAPGRVLRVRDGIEDRRITSPADLEAIEGINCGNGMVIDHGQGWETQYCHLRQGSVAVQPGTEVQTGTVLGMVGSSGESSFPHVHLTVRYQGNVVDPFVGPEAEPGCNVSGTSLWSTEIEYQPMGLIRAGFASELPDLDRVWSGEFRDDRLSVQGGALVFWVHGFGVLQGDEEHLRVIDPQGEVVSENTSVRDRPNRIILVYAGKRNSRDRPLIPGTWRGEYQLKRGDKTLMNVTQTIKLE
- a CDS encoding Rho termination factor N-terminal domain-containing protein; the protein is MQQEIGALMYLYLEEIEPGEPVRMHEFLIKETAKAVSQAGDRNWLPILVKQIGQDRYQVISNMFAYAVAEEAGLEKVWCIIADDSEATQTASELLSQERLPKIDLATATVDEIQCGLDYLIHRPVNPLKGVKIAVATNRIVEAPRHHWKSSLMEVTKLKCGITKGAKLNVFKEIFYLSAQPTSTLEEAQEDIQVTDLKSLTVAELKKIAKERELSGYSKLKKAELIELLKT
- a CDS encoding DUF262 domain-containing protein, with product MFDISTAFDSSSKSVSDFFQTPDVGFYIPLYQREYSWSRENIDQLMEDICNGVDLLVDPDKTDYNAIRFLGTIILLAEKDKKNNIYPLDDRGLPETIYNVIDGQQRISTLALLACQVYERLCFHESKLPKNPTDDGIRNACDSLKEAVNRYKSMLQKLFSVDLKRGNPQQKPIIIRGQVDTWTFEGTDDSYQSDTSYYLALFIRTISEKNPKFPPIPKSSLVGANLRKMSNCLKKVVEDSHKSEDEDQDFPSASEILERVPQEDLWSYDRPELVEVIKNGGDKMPFPESRIWSIIQLLAFSYYLLKRCCFTIILPNSEDWAFDMFQSLNATGTPLTALETFKPLVVNSVNTNGGFKESVSAHHFSKIDELFSDSKSSSDKNKLTNDYLNLFGLTYDGGKEPSRQFSSQRGWLTKKYNECQSQNDKQEFIHRMADIATYWNDLVKYKDPAEAPIFQETQCQEQKKEAIFCFVYLQEANHKMANTVLSRFYSLYLKNKDDNHVVGLNFMNVCKVVAAFFTLWRSALPNAGLDEIYRTLLRTKISWQKGDSQLSLDSLKSYFQGILEDKKIGTKADWKQKAMSHLRYDNVKIVSKFALMVTSHNTIPDPDEIGLMKSLEAGSSPDYLDTRKWKSPDLKTIEHIAPQKSDRLHDDDSWDEALYNQDDYQQIGNLTLLPTNINSSAANKKWIQKWIYYCHLAETNQQEIAKLQQKAQQYGIDLKDPTITSLTKASLAHHIKPIVQVGPTGTWDKALVERRTERICDILWERMNQWLTE
- a CDS encoding cysteine desulfurase family protein, producing MDSYPIYLDYHATTPVDLRIADRILETMTATFGNASSIDHHYGDQAAKAVKKARKQIAQLVHAAPKDIIFTSGATESINLVIQGQVPKYTDWHPPRLIVSPVEHKAVLDTCKALEDNGRVEIEWLKVDRQARIDLEHLEHLCSQGADLLCLMAANNEVGNIYPLQTIGQIAQNHSVPWFCDGSQAVGKIPINFSDWGITYLAISGHKLYAPKGIGALVIRPRYSLHSLLYGGGQEREIRPGTLNTPGIVGLGEACALRYQEMEEDESRIAQNRDRLQSLLAENIPNLIVNGDLNHRLAGNLHISIPHIPNSAIIARVRHQLAISTGAACSSGTPAPSHVLRAMQLPEPEIDGALRISLGKFTTETEIDRAASILVEAIAKLNQLLN